GAATAAGATTTCATGAATTTACTGATAGCGTCGCGCAAATTCCAGTCAGATTGTTCGAGAAACTCCCgacaaaaattcattttcatcGTACTGACATTTGACAAGAATTTGACTAGATCATTTTTCTCGCCCTCGCCCAAGTAAGTGGGAGTGAAGTCGGGCACAACATCCAATGCAGCACTTGCATTACTATTCTCAATCATCGTGGCATTCCCACTCCGTATGTGATACTGGTCATTGACTATTCTAAATTCCCGGTCTTCTTTCTCGACGATAATAAATGTGCGACTAAAGAAGAGCGATATTGGAAACTCACGGTAGAAAAATGGTCCCTGGATGTTAATTGCCAGGTGTTTATTACCCTGATGAAGAATATCAATTGAAAAAGTCTTGTAATTATGAAACGTAGGCGGTAACTTTCTTAAAGAATCAATTATTTCACCAGCTCCATTCAACAAATACTTGTAACATCTCGAGTAATCAACAactttcaataaatttctattaatattaagtattttagTCAATTGTCTGTGACGTGGATTAGCGATATCTCCAAATGTCGCTGAGAAAAATGCATTAGACTCGTAGAGTCCATTCAAATCGGTCCGATctttttgatcgaatagagTAAAATAATGCTGGACAAATTGACGCACAAGATTCATTCGTGATCCGTCAGCCAAATAATACTTTTGGCTAAGAGGCACATGCTGGCGTTTAACGTCAATTATAACACCATCAAGTTTCTGTAGGTTTGGAAACACATATTTAACAGCTTCGATATAATCTTCCGGTTTATTGAACTGTTCGCAAAATGGATTACCATCAAGCCACAGTTCTGTCACTTTGAATTCAGAAAAATAACGCAAGTAGTcaatgtttgaaattttattatgcctCAAATCCAGCTTAGTTAGATTGAATCCAAACAATTTTTCATACAACAGTATACCAAATAATCGATTATtacgtaaatttaattcacgtATCGGTAATTTATTGTCCCGCGTATTTCCCACACGCATTTTGCAACACTTTAATACCAGGATAAAAACTCCAGATGATGATAATGGACAGTAAAGTGGCCCAAGCTGTTTGTCATGATGAAAGTCCTCGAGATTGAGGATTTTTTTGGCGCCGTCCCACCGCGAATTTAAAACATCAGCAATAATACGGTGTAAGTTTATTTGTAAATCCTGCATGTTTATAAAACCTAAGACTATGTCCATCTTTAAAATATGATCCTCAGGCAGTCTTATCATCAGTCCTTGTTTCACAAACGTATCTATAGCAGCGATAGTACATTTAGCAAGAAAAGTCGCTTTGTTGGAATCATCAACTTGGTACTGGACTGGCAGAATAACCTCTGGTTGACATGCTGATAAAATAGAGTCCAGAATAGTTTCCATACTGAACCCGCCGACgtcaaatattataaatttatgccATAGATCTTGTCTAGCAGCTAAAGCTAATTCATGATTATTGAATGATGGTTTAATGTGAGTTATTCTCAATGGTTCGCAGGTTGTATTTACTGGAGCTGCTGACATGGTCTGAGATGTTGTCACTGCATTTGCGACTGCATTTGCTGTTGCCAGGGCTATGGTTGCTGACTTTATTTGAACTGATGCCGTTGGCATtctatttcttctttttctcattgattatttattttaattatttaaataaaccggaaatggatattttttaagCACACTGATGAAATGTTTACACTGATAATGAAAGTAAGGATCGAAATCAACAGGAGTTGGCGCAGTAACCAATCAGTTGATAGACAAAGACCGTCAGTGTAACGAAGACAGAAAATTATCACGTGTTTACAGAAAAAACATATATGTTtagtgtttatttaaatttctatgacgaatttttagataaaaatgaaatttgtaaaatataataacttgtataataaatttatgattaattttgatagaaaattatcaaataataatagagttattaaaattttgggtATTGAAACAAGTTGTGATGATACGGGTGTTGCTATTGTTGATAGCAATGGGAATATTCTAGGTGATGCTTTACATTCGCAACTTGATGTTCATTTgaagtaaattgttattttatttatatttatttatttatttgtgatacTGAGGGTAGCAGGcatcagacaattttataatttttatatacaggTTACTTATAagtaaagtatttttgaattcatggacaaactgattttttaaagttttttatatgcaattttcaaaaattttttctataagtattttatttgtttatttaaaaataaataaattttaatgtctgcGACTTTCagtataacgtttatttataagagtgtaaatgtagcagacatcagacaatttttaaatttaaaatgaataaataaataaattaaaataatgaaatttaaaaaaaacgcgtgcactaatttttcattgatctaaaaacgcattttaaaattttaattctacttacattttatttatttattcaaaaatttaaaaaattcccactTGTCAGTTACACTCACACTCATATATGATACTCAAGtaagctgacgtctaataatttttgaatttttttagaaacgaattataaaaaaaaaaaatattttcaaaaattgtgcctatagttttcttaaattttctactCATGCatattgttagtttttttttttttttttttttttttattggtttcttagaaaaacaaaataaaacaattattaattgttggctaacttcaggatcatgatttatttatacatttaaaataataaattattgttttatttatttatttaaaagatacGGAGGAATAATTCCACCGGTAGCTAGACAATTGCACAGAGAAAATATAACAGATGTATGTGAAAAAGCTTTGCGGTCAGCTGGGTTAAGATTACGAGATGTTGATGCAATAGCCACGACCCTTAAACCAGGTCTGGCTTTGTCACTGATGATTGGTAGGAATTTTGGTAAATATTTGTCGAGAGTAGGCAATAAACCATTTATTCCTATTCATCATATGGAAGCACATGCTTTGACCGCAAGAATGATTgaaaaggtatttttttttattctttgattacaatttaaataaatgggctttaatgtagcagatatgagacaattttagataaataaattaattagattgaaaaaaatgcgcgtactgatttttcaattatttaaatacgagtttttaaattattattctgcttacatttcatttattcactcaaaaacttaagaaaaaaaattgacaattgtcAGCTACGTcacattcatttaaataattgatgaatGTAATGTTTTATATGTCACGGAAATTATCCAGCGATATGTACAATACTAGATGGTTACTTACTAAAACCAGTGAAACTCTACTTttctatgaataaaaattaattaattttgaatttaggtTGATTTTCCGTTTCTGGTTCTATTAATATCAGGAGGTCACTGTTTACTGGCACTTGTAAAAAACATCAgtgaattttatattcttgGTAAATCAATTGATGATGCTCCTGGTGAAGCATTTGATAAGgtatctatttaaataaataaataattaaatagttgtcaccatttaaaattatcaattagaattttttaaacttttcagaCAGCGCGtagattaaaaatgattaatctACCAGAATATTGGGGTAAAAATGGTGGGCAGGCAATAGAGTTAGCGGCAAGTAAAGCAACGAATCCAGAACAATTTGAATTCCCATTTTGCATGACGCATTATCGTGACTGCAACTTTAGTTTTGCTGGACTAAAAAACAGCGTAATGTCTCATATTAAACGCCAAGAATTGAAGTCAAAAGTAATAGGTGATGAAATTATTCCAGACATTGAAAATCTCTGTGCTGGATTCCAATTAGCTATTGCTAAACAAATATCTCTTAAAACAAAACGAGCTATGGCGTTTTtggatatgaaaaatttaattcctcatgATCAGCGTACTCtggtatattaattttatttattttaaattatcaagttaGAAGTttaatgatatataattttacttgCAGATTGTATCAGGAGGAGTTGcgtgtaataattttattgcaaaagcATTAGGAATAGTCTGCAATGAGACGGGTTATCGTTTAGTACGTCCTCCACCCCAACTGTGTATGGACAATGGTATAATGATTGCTTGGAATGGAATTGAACGATGGAATGCTGATGCTGGAGTACTTAGAGATCCagttgaaattgaaaaagttaattCAGAGGCTAGAGCGCCGCTTGGTGAAGACTGGACGCAATTAATTAAAGACGAAGATATTAAATCCAGCAACATAAAAACTAGAGATTTATACccttgattaaataattaattaattttaaatgtaaatagtgtaaatagtttgttttttttaaatagcaattactaaaaaattatttaataagaataattatttacatatataaaataaagtttatacatatataaaaattaaaccatCGTCGGAGCATGTGTCCGTGATTCGGATTTAAGTTTTTCGTAGAGTTCTACTTCAACATTTTTATCTTCACGTTCTTTAACTTCTTCTATGGCTATTTTGTCTAGATGATGACGAATTCGGTCTTTAATCATCTGTATTTCGTCTTTATTTTTGCTAATCAATGATGTCTTTATAATTTCGTCAAACTCAATCAATCTCTCGGGTTGTATTTCATCAGGAATTTTACGCACTACTGTACTGAGATCACGTAACATTGACTCTATTTCTTTGAACTTAACATCAGCATCCGGAGTATCCATTTTATTCACCAAAAGAATTGCGTGCATGTCCAACAAGTCTGGGTTATAAAGTTCCAATTCTTTGTTCAGCAGAATAACTGTCTCGAGACAGTCGCGGTAACTGTGCTGTTGTGATAAACGGAAACCCTGAATGTCTACAATGAAAACAAGCAGTTTTGTTCTGTCTAAATGCTTAAGAAATTTGTGGCCCATGCCAATATTGACATGAGCTCCTTCAATAAGTCCTGGTAAATCGGCAACCGTAATTCTTCGGAGATCtgggtaatttattattcctaAATTAGGACGAATTGTCGTAactgaaaacaaataaaaaatttatttaaattaattattcattcgtaggaaaataaatgaattgaatgtttcgtcatttatttatgacttcctcagcagctaaaaattaaaacgcctaatttatttaaattaattcatttattctcCTAGTCCTATTCTctacgaataaattattatgaagtaTAGACACTAAGTGATcagtaaatgataattaattagttagacTTACAAGGATAATCAGCAACTCGTGGCTTGGCATTTGATATCGATCTTAACAGAGTACTTTTACCAGCATTAGGAAATCCTACTAAAGCAACGTcggcaattaattttaaatcgagaGTTATAACATGATTTTGGCCTTTCTGTCCACTGAAACCGTTCTCAGGACAACCACCGATCCCACCACGAGCTACGACTAGCTTCGAATTTGGCTGATCTACTTCACCTggagcaaataaattttttttatcaacttctAATACTTTGTGACAAATCTTATCATGcgagatatattttatttatttaccaatgACAACTTTATTCGAATCATAGATGGTAACTCCTCGAGGTACTTGGATTTCGACATTTTCACCAGGTTGACCAATGATACCTCTTTTCTCGCTGTCGTTGCCGTGGCCGGCTATAATTTTTCGGTCACGATATTTTGCAGCTATATGATGTAATGACAATCCTTCAGTAGCTACAATAACTACATCTCCACCTCGACCACCAACTCCACCGTATCGTGCTAAACCCATGCCACCGGTACCTGCCTTAACTCGTAAATTTAGACTGTCAAGAAAACCGGctcgtaaaaattttcttggaattTTCTGAggtacaataataaaaattatattaattacaattattatttttaaaaataattatgtgtttgtaaataaataagaattattcacaaaaattacCTTGGGGAGACACAAGAAACGTGTCAAGAAAAccatctttatatttttatgatttaaaagtcaagaatgattttaaaattttttattttattaattttaataattgataataatactagcactttttaaaaattttatattcatttgcttatcataataaacaaaattgcCGATTGTTAAAAAGTACGATTCAGAATCGATTATTAATGCAATCGATTTTCTActgtatttacatttttaatcgattattttaaCTCGAACGATTCGagactgatattttttatgatactgaagtaagctgacgtctaataatatttggatttttttttttcaataatttaaaaaacaaaaaatattggaaaaaattgtacctatagttttttgaattttcaacatgtgcatatttttagttttttttttttctttttttatttgtaattgacTTGTTCAAAAAACAATACGAAacttaataacaaaaatttgtttaattttttaaaaataaacaattatcggacaaataaaaaattatatcggACATTGACGGACATTGGACAGACAactaatttgtttataacaaaattaaaaaaattaattttgaggtGCCAAGTTAAGGGAGCTCATTTTCGCCGACCCGGCTATTAATTCCACGAtcattgtttgaatttttttaaattcccgccAGATGACGCGCGATTCGTTACTCGTCTGTCAGtaagaataaatttgatatttattgatattattgacATTATCAATAGTCGCTCATATCAAGACTCTTTTATTgaccataaaaataataataacctaaaatttttatccattGTCTACCTGATGTTTGTCGTATTTACATAATCGTGAAAAACAACaatgagttttttaaaagGTCATATAGACCAATTAATTAGATTAGCAAAAATAATTCGTCAGAATGGACCTAATCCTTTAAAAGTATTAGGAACACTCTAcaggtatttattttacaattatccaTTGCAACCTTTTTACTACTTTTTGTCACTCATCTTCAGTATCAACTATAAACTTATTCGTTCAATTTACTCCCACcagtaaatttatcaatcaattaaatctactaattaataatgataattattattattacagaacagataatttgaaatttggtaAACACGTTGGTACTGATAAATACGGCAACCGTTACTTTCAAAATGATTTCTACTTttatggtaaatatttatttaatttaaatttcatggaatagtatattgtatgacaagggatgaaacaaaacaATTGCAGACCAGGTCGAAGTTGGCTGATATCACCCGCAGTTTAAAATCGCGTTTTATCCTGAGTTACTCACATATAAAGTTTCATTGTCAGCAGCccgtcagaaaaaaattaatttaacaccaAGGTTGTctctgattaagaaaaatgatttaatccaTGCTAAGTGTATATCAATCAgtctattcaaattttttaaaatcatttcaaattcattattgccaataatttttataaaacttaatcacAAAGTCAGAACTGTaatttacgtaaataaaactaatgctctgaaattactattaaataaatgacaaatatcagagtttaaattatGAGTCTTCAGTCAGTGGGCAGaaacattatttgtttttttcccaagggatgaaacaagtTTATTTCTGCCCACTGACTGAAGACATTCATAATTTACGCGTTTGCTAACATTCATTTGCGGCATTGGACTGAAATTAGTTTGTTTCGACTGGCTGTAGAGGCACTGAAACTTCAAGTTCGATGctgatatcataaaaataatattaattattattatttaaaaataggtACAAATCGTTGGGTAATTTACGCTGATCACGTTAATATGGATTATGATGCATCCCAAGTACCACCCGAATGGTTTGGATGGTTGCATTACAAAACAGATTTGCTACCACATGAGGATCCATCAAGACCCAAGTACAAGTGGATGATCGATCACAGGGAAAATGTGTCGGGTACTAAAGAAGCTTACATGCCTTACAGTACAACACGACCCAAAATTGAAGCTTGGAAACCTCCgcagtaatattaattatcttactttaaacaaaaaaaaaaaaaaaaagataaatatgtAGACGTAATATCCAACATGCGATACTTGATAGCGcagatttaattgaataaaaattagtgtaaataaaaaattaatataagaaatttatttaattattcttcatttattattaattaacaattaaaaattatttactcttatcttagtcaattaaaattaaagtacATTGGTAAAAATCTCTTGGTGtctgttattaaatattcaagtaacatgtaaattacttaactATGGAAtgtttgagttaaaaaaattctgatacAGATGTATCTGAGTACCcgtaatttttaagtttaaagtattttttaatcgtcGCATAACTTTTTCTTGCGATAATCCTCTTCAGAGAGATAACCGGGAGAATGATTGTGGTCTTTAACTCCTGTTGGCATAAATCTCTCAGCGATTACCGCACATTTGCCACGACAGCCACGATGCTGCTCGGCACAGCGGTAATGCGAGCGGTTCAATACTTCTGAACGCGATGTcaagttataaacaaatccTTCGTACACTAATTGGGGTCGTCCTCGGGCAGATAGTCTGTATGTCACTGGTCCGATATCTAATTTAAGTTAATCAGAAAATTAGTCATGCGCAcatactaagaaaaaaaattacttaactCCAACTAAATGTAAGATTATTATAAGTACtaagtaattaattcattacgttgaattaattaattctatgagaataaatcaatgatttataattgattgCTAGCAAGAacttttagaaataattttgattgcaagttttaagttaaaatttgaatttattgattgtcttaattaaattataaaaaaattaattgatttacttGGTTCTACTGGGATGTTATCAGTCATATCATCAGTCAATAGATCATCATCATTTAAATCATCACACTCTTTGATCAAATCTACAGATTTacctggaaaaatatttaattagcaatttaaataaaactaacaaCCAGCAGTTCTTACATAGCTTTTAATTTTCCTTAAtctcttaataaaaaattaattaccattaTTTGGTTCATCAGCtgaatctattaaattttcaccACAATCTTTATCGTCCTCAGAGTcagtttttaaagttttaagtgAATCGCGAGATCTCTTAGGATTTTTACTCGATTGAATATCTTGtgctctttttttatttttctcttgtttaactttcaaatttttaacttcgtACTCTTCTTGGCCATTTGTTGGAAGTTCGTCTGATTcctacaaataaaataaaatgacttattgctgaaagttaaaataaattaactaataaaaaaaaaaaaaataataaaatacagacTATTCTATCGGTTTCTAAAGTAAGACCTTTAACTTTAAGTACTTCTGcgacttttagaaaattaccGAGCTCTTCTTGCTTGACATTAACTTCTCCTTGGTACATAAATTTAACCAGAGCTTCAACATGATTGTACTTCATGTCTTTAAGTATTACTACCGGGTGCTGACATGGATTCACCTAAACAATTAATTGacgatgatttaaaatatgatttagTTATActtctaattaaatataataaaaatatatacatatatataccttGAATATTTCTTGAAAGTATGTACTGCAAACCGATAAAATCAACTTATGCGCTTGTAATAATTTTCCTTCAATAGCTAAAGTAACATCAACTagatctttattatttaaatgcgcCGAAAAACCAtgcgataaattatttgaaaaatcattcCAACGTAACGCGAATTGCTCTGAAGTAAAATCATTATCGTCAGTCAATGCCATGGTCctaaaatctattaattaattgattaataaactaaaaactaaataaaattgattgattattaaaataatattcttcactttattgaactaattaaatataataattaaatatgtaatgaGTGTaccttaaaataaaatggaataccgaagacaattattaaaatatctcgTAGGTAAacgtgataaaaatttgaacaaattatttagttaagtTATGATAGACCATGACATAAATCCTGGAATCATCATCTACCATCTAAAAAATCCAGTATCttcatataaatgtatatacatatactagtACATATGTTTACATGTATTTCAACATGTGCCATGTGGAAAATAAAACGCAGTaaataatgacatttttttttttattttatttctttgtttttgtttttttacacatttttagaggttagagttttttttttattggcgTCGTTGTCgcttgtctttttttttaattattccagtaattttttttatttttactcataaaaatacaaagttattgaaaacaactccaattataaatttttgagataaaaatcttatttaaatttgaattaaaaaaaaaaaaaatcaggcgGCAATtccaatttaaaattcaaacgcagttaaaaaataacaattttattaccaatttattaaaaatgataacatAGTAAtg
Above is a window of Microplitis demolitor isolate Queensland-Clemson2020A chromosome 1, iyMicDemo2.1a, whole genome shotgun sequence DNA encoding:
- the LOC103580126 gene encoding nuclear RNA export factor 2 translates to MRKRRNRMPTASVQIKSATIALATANAVANAVTTSQTMSAAPVNTTCEPLRITHIKPSFNNHELALAARQDLWHKFIIFDVGGFSMETILDSILSACQPEVILPVQYQVDDSNKATFLAKCTIAAIDTFVKQGLMIRLPEDHILKMDIVLGFINMQDLQINLHRIIADVLNSRWDGAKKILNLEDFHHDKQLGPLYCPLSSSGVFILVLKCCKMRVGNTRDNKLPIRELNLRNNRLFGILLYEKLFGFNLTKLDLRHNKISNIDYLRYFSEFKVTELWLDGNPFCEQFNKPEDYIEAVKYVFPNLQKLDGVIIDVKRQHVPLSQKYYLADGSRMNLVRQFVQHYFTLFDQKDRTDLNGLYESNAFFSATFGDIANPRHRQLTKILNINRNLLKVVDYSRCYKYLLNGAGEIIDSLRKLPPTFHNYKTFSIDILHQGNKHLAINIQGPFFYREFPISLFFSRTFIIVEKEDREFRIVNDQYHIRSGNATMIENSNASAALDVVPDFTPTYLGEGEKNDLVKFLSNVSTMKMNFCREFLEQSDWNLRDAISKFMKSYSVNDIPPQAFESKY
- the LOC103580122 gene encoding probable NADH dehydrogenase [ubiquinone] 1 alpha subcomplex subunit 12; protein product: MSFLKGHIDQLIRLAKIIRQNGPNPLKVLGTLYRTDNLKFGKHVGTDKYGNRYFQNDFYFYGTNRWVIYADHVNMDYDASQVPPEWFGWLHYKTDLLPHEDPSRPKYKWMIDHRENVSGTKEAYMPYSTTRPKIEAWKPPQ
- the LOC103580125 gene encoding tRNA N6-adenosine threonylcarbamoyltransferase, mitochondrial — translated: MKFVKYNNLYNKFMINFDRKLSNNNRVIKILGIETSCDDTGVAIVDSNGNILGDALHSQLDVHLKYGGIIPPVARQLHRENITDVCEKALRSAGLRLRDVDAIATTLKPGLALSLMIGRNFGKYLSRVGNKPFIPIHHMEAHALTARMIEKVDFPFLVLLISGGHCLLALVKNISEFYILGKSIDDAPGEAFDKTARRLKMINLPEYWGKNGGQAIELAASKATNPEQFEFPFCMTHYRDCNFSFAGLKNSVMSHIKRQELKSKVIGDEIIPDIENLCAGFQLAIAKQISLKTKRAMAFLDMKNLIPHDQRTLIVSGGVACNNFIAKALGIVCNETGYRLVRPPPQLCMDNGIMIAWNGIERWNADAGVLRDPVEIEKVNSEARAPLGEDWTQLIKDEDIKSSNIKTRDLYP
- the LOC103580124 gene encoding GTP-binding protein 10 homolog; its protein translation is MVFLTRFLCLPKKIPRKFLRAGFLDSLNLRVKAGTGGMGLARYGGVGGRGGDVVIVATEGLSLHHIAAKYRDRKIIAGHGNDSEKRGIIGQPGENVEIQVPRGVTIYDSNKVVIGEVDQPNSKLVVARGGIGGCPENGFSGQKGQNHVITLDLKLIADVALVGFPNAGKSTLLRSISNAKPRVADYPFTTIRPNLGIINYPDLRRITVADLPGLIEGAHVNIGMGHKFLKHLDRTKLLVFIVDIQGFRLSQQHSYRDCLETVILLNKELELYNPDLLDMHAILLVNKMDTPDADVKFKEIESMLRDLSTVVRKIPDEIQPERLIEFDEIIKTSLISKNKDEIQMIKDRIRHHLDKIAIEEVKEREDKNVEVELYEKLKSESRTHAPTMV
- the LOC103580121 gene encoding protein bric-a-brac 1, with amino-acid sequence MALTDDNDFTSEQFALRWNDFSNNLSHGFSAHLNNKDLVDVTLAIEGKLLQAHKLILSVCSTYFQEIFKVNPCQHPVVILKDMKYNHVEALVKFMYQGEVNVKQEELGNFLKVAEVLKVKGLTLETDRIESDELPTNGQEEYEVKNLKVKQEKNKKRAQDIQSSKNPKRSRDSLKTLKTDSEDDKDCGENLIDSADEPNNGKSVDLIKECDDLNDDDLLTDDMTDNIPVEPNIGPVTYRLSARGRPQLVYEGFVYNLTSRSEVLNRSHYRCAEQHRGCRGKCAVIAERFMPTGVKDHNHSPGYLSEEDYRKKKLCDD